One window of the Methylovirgula sp. HY1 genome contains the following:
- a CDS encoding class I SAM-dependent methyltransferase — MAPVIDLGDQYLQGSFVKPPMQMPPIRKVPTRLVRCDVSRDENACGLLQLAHSIPPEILYANYWYKSGTNETMRQHLAEIAASALAILDPKAKRALDIGCNDGTLLNCIPKTFERWGIDPSDIAAAIPAPIQVINTVFPSDKAKHRLRGLRFDLITSVAMFYDLEDPVKFASGVEELLEDEGIWILEMSYMPLMLEMNSFDTVCHEHLEYYSLSVLNTIMARAGLRVFKVSLNWINGGSLRCYVCKADCFRYDTAEARDLIRRLQVNEFQMQLDTNVPYLAFQLRIDALRQQMTELLARIHADGGSVHVYGASTKGNVLLQWYGIDSYKVAYAADRNPDKVGAYTLGTGIRIISEEESRRMRPDYYLVLPWHFKQEFLTRERETIMAGTKMIFPLPEISVVTADNLDAEIAKADVTGKMLERVLGI; from the coding sequence TTGGCGCCGGTCATCGATCTTGGCGATCAATATCTGCAAGGCTCCTTCGTCAAGCCGCCGATGCAGATGCCGCCGATTCGCAAGGTGCCGACGAGGCTCGTGCGTTGCGATGTCTCCCGTGATGAAAATGCCTGCGGCTTGCTGCAGCTCGCGCATTCCATCCCGCCAGAAATTCTCTATGCCAATTATTGGTACAAGTCCGGCACCAACGAGACGATGCGGCAGCATTTGGCGGAAATCGCCGCATCTGCTCTGGCCATTCTCGATCCAAAGGCTAAGCGGGCGCTGGACATAGGGTGCAATGATGGCACCTTGTTGAACTGCATTCCCAAGACATTCGAGCGTTGGGGCATCGATCCGTCCGACATCGCCGCGGCGATCCCTGCGCCCATACAGGTGATCAACACAGTATTTCCGTCGGATAAGGCAAAGCACCGTCTGCGCGGCCTGCGCTTTGATCTGATCACCTCCGTGGCCATGTTCTATGATTTGGAGGATCCGGTTAAATTCGCCAGCGGCGTCGAAGAATTGCTGGAGGATGAGGGCATATGGATCCTCGAAATGTCCTATATGCCTTTAATGCTGGAGATGAACTCGTTTGATACTGTGTGTCACGAGCATCTCGAATATTATAGCCTCTCGGTGCTCAACACGATCATGGCGCGCGCCGGTTTGCGCGTCTTCAAAGTGTCGTTGAACTGGATCAATGGTGGCAGCCTGCGGTGTTATGTCTGCAAGGCGGATTGCTTTCGCTATGACACGGCCGAGGCGCGGGATTTGATTCGCCGGCTGCAGGTGAACGAGTTTCAGATGCAGCTCGACACCAATGTGCCTTATCTCGCTTTCCAGCTTCGTATCGACGCGCTGCGTCAACAGATGACGGAGCTTTTGGCGCGTATTCATGCCGATGGCGGCAGCGTGCATGTCTATGGCGCGTCGACCAAGGGCAATGTGCTGCTGCAATGGTATGGGATCGACTCCTATAAGGTGGCTTATGCCGCCGACCGCAATCCCGACAAGGTTGGTGCTTATACGCTCGGAACCGGCATCCGCATTATTTCCGAGGAAGAGTCGCGCCGGATGCGGCCGGATTATTATCTGGTCTTGCCATGGCATTTCAAACAAGAATTCCTGACGCGTGAGCGTGAGACGATCATGGCCGGCACGAAAATGATTTTTCCGCTGCCGGAAATTTCCGTCGTCACCGCCGATAATCTCGATGCAGAGATCGCAAAGGCCGACGTGACAGGAAAAATGCTTGAACGTGTACTTGGGATTTGA
- a CDS encoding GDP-mannose 4,6-dehydratase — translation MKTALVLGVNGQDGSYLAEVLIERGYDVTGVARQPVSRWIDPKRFRYQSLDVAEAAPLDALLAELRPDEIYHMAAVHGSAGYAYEAGWRAALAVNVGCIHTCLEHMRMRSQNARLFYPSSIKAFGAHPPQQISETTPRVSDCLYSLMKNTATDLIHYYRVRHGVFACVGYYFNHDSPRRPDSYFLPRLAARIAGQIKQQDNSPDIASLDFWCDWGSSREFAEMTADLLQAEAPEDVIMATGQSVYAARLAAELASAAGLVGDIAPPASSEAPFRADLTKLRTVVGRTPHLHAFDVAAWILRERHGIVLPKTGAVS, via the coding sequence GTGAAGACGGCCTTGGTCTTAGGCGTGAATGGGCAGGACGGCAGCTATCTCGCCGAGGTCCTGATAGAACGGGGCTACGACGTCACCGGCGTCGCGCGGCAGCCTGTGTCGCGGTGGATCGATCCTAAGCGCTTCCGTTACCAATCATTGGACGTCGCCGAAGCCGCGCCGCTCGATGCGCTGCTGGCCGAACTCCGGCCCGACGAAATTTATCATATGGCCGCCGTGCATGGCTCCGCGGGATATGCCTATGAGGCAGGTTGGCGCGCGGCTCTCGCCGTCAATGTCGGCTGTATCCATACTTGTTTGGAACATATGCGCATGCGCAGCCAAAATGCGCGGCTGTTCTATCCGAGTTCGATCAAGGCATTCGGTGCGCATCCTCCGCAGCAGATCAGCGAGACGACGCCGCGGGTTTCGGATTGTCTTTATAGCCTCATGAAAAACACGGCGACTGATCTGATCCATTATTACCGTGTTCGTCACGGCGTCTTCGCCTGTGTCGGCTATTATTTCAACCATGATTCGCCGCGCCGACCCGACAGCTATTTTCTGCCGCGTCTTGCCGCGCGCATCGCCGGCCAGATCAAGCAGCAGGACAACTCGCCAGATATCGCGAGTCTGGATTTCTGGTGCGATTGGGGTAGCAGTCGCGAATTTGCCGAGATGACTGCGGATCTGCTGCAAGCCGAAGCGCCGGAAGATGTGATCATGGCCACGGGCCAGTCCGTCTATGCGGCGAGACTGGCAGCGGAACTCGCAAGCGCAGCGGGACTCGTCGGTGATATCGCGCCGCCAGCCTCAAGCGAAGCACCGTTCCGCGCCGATCTCACCAAGCTTCGCACGGTCGTGGGCCGAACACCGCATCTGCATGCTTTCGATGTGGCGGCCTGGATCTTACGCGAACGGCACGGGATTGTTCTGCCCAAAACGGGAGCTGTCTCATGA
- a CDS encoding glycosyltransferase family 9 protein, with protein MTRVLLGMLGSNGDCLYATAIARQIKQDFPGCHLTWAISSLCRNVLFNNPDVDEIWEIPVASWPEIARAWALFEIEAHQLAVQGRFDRVFLTQIWPSHFENYDGTVRAPLFRNFGRPLTVPIDVTINLTEEETAGVDDWFAKSPGAHASEVVLFESSSKSGQSFMTIDLAMHLAEAITAARPQAVAIISSHEAKASANPRILSASQLSIRQTARLTHHVDLFVGCGSGLTVAATADVAKQGLPNIQVLNRHTSVYASFRHDFAFYGKPTGQFMELTSTDAGHLRSVVLAALADGFKSAKCSYDDPVPLTFDWYLHSVKTMLIDQGRFADAMHSLLITAERYGWHPLLKQFGQHLVWPRLKDDPRCVLPHRKAEVELLRAGIAKPD; from the coding sequence ATGACCCGGGTCCTTCTCGGCATGCTGGGCTCGAATGGCGATTGCCTTTATGCCACGGCCATTGCGCGTCAGATCAAACAAGATTTTCCGGGCTGTCATCTCACCTGGGCGATCAGCAGCCTGTGCCGCAACGTCCTCTTCAACAATCCGGACGTCGACGAGATTTGGGAGATTCCGGTCGCAAGCTGGCCGGAGATCGCCAGGGCTTGGGCGCTATTTGAGATCGAAGCGCATCAGCTTGCGGTGCAAGGTCGGTTCGACCGGGTCTTCCTCACGCAAATTTGGCCATCGCATTTCGAGAATTACGACGGCACAGTGCGCGCGCCGCTATTTCGCAACTTTGGTCGGCCGCTTACCGTCCCGATCGACGTGACGATCAATCTCACGGAAGAGGAGACAGCCGGGGTCGACGATTGGTTCGCTAAGAGTCCGGGCGCCCATGCTTCCGAGGTCGTGCTGTTCGAATCCTCGTCGAAGTCCGGTCAGTCCTTCATGACCATCGACCTCGCCATGCATTTGGCGGAGGCGATCACTGCGGCGCGGCCGCAGGCCGTGGCGATCATCTCCAGCCATGAGGCCAAAGCCAGTGCGAACCCGCGCATTCTCTCCGCCAGTCAGCTGAGCATCCGCCAGACGGCGCGGCTCACTCATCATGTCGATCTTTTCGTCGGCTGTGGCAGCGGCCTGACGGTCGCCGCAACGGCCGATGTGGCGAAACAAGGTCTGCCGAACATCCAAGTTCTAAATCGTCATACGTCGGTCTATGCGTCGTTCCGGCATGATTTTGCTTTTTACGGCAAGCCGACAGGGCAATTCATGGAATTGACCTCGACCGACGCGGGGCATTTACGATCGGTCGTGCTGGCGGCGCTTGCCGATGGTTTCAAATCTGCCAAGTGTTCCTATGACGATCCGGTTCCGCTCACCTTCGATTGGTATTTGCACTCGGTCAAAACCATGCTGATCGATCAGGGCCGCTTTGCCGACGCCATGCATTCGTTGTTGATCACGGCGGAGCGCTATGGCTGGCATCCATTGCTCAAGCAATTCGGGCAGCATTTGGTCTGGCCGCGTCTCAAGGACGATCCGCGCTGCGTGTTGCCGCATCGCAAGGCAGAGGTGGAATTGCTGCGGGCGGGGATAGCTAAACCTGACTGA
- a CDS encoding aldo/keto reductase has product MRHRALGRSGLSFAPIVLGGNVFGWTADEATSLSIIDAFIARGFACIDTADVYSTWVPGHQGGESEKLIGAWLRRGGAREKIIVATKVGMPMPEGRGLSKAHILASAEASLKRLNTDYIDLYQAHVDDPGTPLEETLSAFAQLIQQGKVRAIGASNYTALRLAEARGIAKTYGLPGFTSLQPNYSLVNRKMFEGGVQKFCASENLGVISYYALAAGFLTGKYRKASDFEGKPRANVLSHVFDPRSLDILREMDKIAARLGVTPAQIAIAWVLAQPGITAPIVSATSLAQLDEILGAADLLLDAKALDRLDKVSA; this is encoded by the coding sequence ATGCGGCATCGTGCTCTCGGCCGTTCGGGCCTCAGTTTTGCCCCCATCGTCCTCGGCGGCAATGTCTTCGGCTGGACCGCGGATGAAGCGACGTCGCTATCGATCATCGATGCTTTCATCGCGCGCGGCTTCGCCTGTATCGATACGGCGGATGTCTATTCGACCTGGGTTCCGGGCCATCAGGGTGGTGAATCCGAAAAACTGATCGGCGCTTGGCTGCGGCGCGGCGGTGCGCGCGAGAAAATCATCGTCGCGACAAAGGTCGGCATGCCCATGCCCGAAGGCAGGGGTCTCTCAAAGGCGCATATTCTCGCGTCGGCGGAAGCCTCGTTGAAGCGGCTCAACACCGATTACATCGATCTCTACCAGGCCCATGTCGATGATCCGGGAACGCCGCTTGAAGAGACGCTCTCGGCCTTTGCGCAGCTCATTCAGCAGGGCAAAGTGCGGGCGATCGGCGCATCCAATTACACCGCCTTGCGGCTGGCCGAAGCCCGCGGCATCGCCAAGACATATGGTCTTCCGGGCTTCACATCGCTGCAGCCGAACTACAGCCTCGTCAATCGCAAGATGTTTGAAGGCGGTGTGCAGAAATTCTGCGCCTCGGAAAATCTCGGCGTCATCTCCTATTATGCGCTGGCCGCCGGCTTTCTGACCGGCAAATATCGCAAGGCGTCGGATTTCGAAGGCAAGCCGAGGGCGAATGTGCTCTCGCATGTCTTTGATCCGCGCAGCCTCGATATTCTCCGGGAAATGGACAAGATCGCCGCGCGCTTGGGGGTGACTCCCGCGCAGATCGCGATCGCCTGGGTCCTCGCCCAGCCAGGCATTACCGCGCCGATCGTCAGCGCCACCAGCCTCGCTCAGCTCGACGAGATTCTAGGCGCCGCGGACCTTTTGCTCGATGCCAAGGCGCTCGACCGGCTCGACAAGGTCAGCGCGTGA
- the thrS gene encoding threonine--tRNA ligase: MLRHSAAHLMAAAIASIYPTARFGVGPTTENGFFYDFMVEPPLSVEDLPAIEERMHQLAKNSVPFERVDVKIEEAIDLMRERDQPYKVELLGLLKEKGTTAVVKETGDSGVVASGPAGVDHVSLYRLGEFVDLCRGPHLPSVGAIRHFKLMSIAGAYWRGDSRNPQLQRIYGIAFDNAAALKTCIWEMEEAKKRDHRKLGQQLELFRFAEDVGPGLPLWMPAGTVIRDELELLARIEERREGYQRVKTPILTKQALYYRSGHLPYYKDDMYAPMDIDGETYYIRPMNCPHHHQIYLARPRSYRELPFRIAEYADAFRYEASGALTGLMRVRGFCQNDAHIYCAYDQAKDEFKRVMELHAYYYRLFDIDRFYMRLSLPDLEKLDKYVDAPEKWLAALEVIREAMKESGLPYVEKEGEAAFYGPKVDFMVRSAVGTEWAISTNQLDFLASERFDLTYIAEDGREAPVYVIHRAPLGSHERFVAFLIEHYGGNFPTWLAPIQLRVIPISDKHTDYAIAVRDKLLAADIPTGTQGLRVDADLSSERMQKKIRNGQMLKIPYMLVVGDAEVEKNSVAVRLRDGTDLGSMSLDDLLARLKPEIAERADIFKQARGPNIKP, from the coding sequence ATGTTGCGCCATTCCGCGGCGCATCTCATGGCCGCGGCAATCGCCAGCATCTATCCGACCGCGCGCTTCGGAGTTGGGCCGACGACCGAAAACGGCTTCTTTTACGACTTCATGGTCGAACCGCCGCTCAGCGTCGAAGACTTGCCCGCGATCGAAGAGCGGATGCACCAACTCGCCAAGAATTCGGTCCCTTTCGAGCGGGTCGATGTCAAGATCGAGGAGGCCATCGATCTCATGCGCGAGCGGGATCAGCCCTATAAGGTAGAACTGCTCGGGCTGCTCAAAGAGAAGGGAACGACCGCCGTCGTCAAGGAAACCGGCGACAGCGGCGTCGTCGCGTCCGGTCCTGCCGGCGTCGATCATGTGTCGCTCTATCGCCTCGGTGAATTCGTCGACCTCTGCCGCGGTCCGCATTTGCCCAGCGTGGGGGCGATCCGCCATTTCAAATTGATGTCGATCGCCGGCGCCTATTGGCGCGGCGATTCCCGCAATCCGCAGCTTCAACGCATCTATGGGATTGCCTTTGACAATGCCGCCGCGCTCAAGACCTGCATTTGGGAAATGGAGGAGGCAAAGAAGCGCGACCATCGCAAGCTCGGACAGCAGCTCGAACTGTTCCGCTTCGCGGAAGATGTCGGGCCCGGCCTGCCGCTCTGGATGCCGGCCGGCACCGTGATCCGTGATGAGCTCGAGCTTCTCGCCCGCATCGAGGAGCGCCGCGAAGGCTATCAGCGCGTGAAGACGCCGATTCTGACCAAGCAGGCCTTATATTATCGCTCCGGGCATCTGCCTTATTACAAGGACGACATGTATGCGCCGATGGATATCGATGGGGAGACCTATTACATCCGGCCGATGAACTGCCCGCACCACCACCAAATTTATTTGGCGCGGCCGCGTTCATATCGCGAACTTCCCTTCCGCATCGCTGAATATGCCGACGCCTTCCGTTACGAAGCGAGCGGCGCCCTGACCGGCCTGATGCGCGTGCGCGGATTCTGTCAGAACGACGCGCATATCTATTGCGCCTATGACCAGGCCAAGGACGAATTCAAGCGCGTGATGGAGCTGCACGCCTATTATTATAGGCTGTTCGACATCGACAGATTCTACATGCGTCTGTCATTGCCCGACCTTGAAAAGCTCGACAAATATGTCGATGCGCCGGAAAAATGGCTGGCCGCATTGGAAGTCATCCGCGAGGCCATGAAGGAATCCGGCCTACCTTATGTCGAAAAGGAAGGCGAAGCGGCGTTCTATGGGCCGAAGGTCGATTTCATGGTACGCAGCGCCGTCGGCACCGAATGGGCGATTTCGACCAACCAACTGGATTTCCTTGCGTCGGAACGTTTCGACCTCACCTATATCGCCGAGGACGGCCGCGAAGCGCCCGTCTATGTCATTCATCGCGCTCCACTCGGCTCGCATGAACGGTTCGTGGCCTTCCTGATCGAGCATTACGGCGGCAATTTTCCGACTTGGCTGGCGCCCATCCAGCTGCGCGTCATCCCGATTTCGGACAAGCACACCGACTATGCGATCGCGGTCCGCGACAAACTTCTCGCGGCGGATATTCCGACCGGAACGCAAGGGCTGCGCGTCGACGCCGATCTGTCATCCGAGCGGATGCAGAAGAAAATCCGCAACGGCCAGATGCTGAAGATCCCTTACATGCTGGTCGTCGGGGACGCGGAGGTGGAAAAGAACAGCGTTGCGGTCCGGCTCCGCGATGGAACCGACCTCGGCTCTATGTCCCTTGATGATCTGCTCGCCCGCCTCAAGCCCGAGATCGCCGAGCGTGCCGACATTTTCAAGCAGGCGCGTGGCCCCAACATCAAACCTTAA
- a CDS encoding type 1 glutamine amidotransferase domain-containing protein, producing MAKELKGRRVAILVADGVEQIELTEPKKALEAAGAEVTIVSPAQGKLQGFSDQKMEKTDTFTVDGPLPQTRPESFDALMLPGGVQNPDKLRLIPEAVAFVRHFVQAEKPIAAICHGPWTLINAGGVRGRRMTSWPSLEVDLSNAGAEWSDAPVIVDRGLVTSRKPADLPQFCAKMIEEFGGSGGKRHAAA from the coding sequence ATGGCGAAAGAACTCAAAGGTCGACGCGTCGCGATTCTCGTGGCCGATGGCGTCGAACAGATCGAGCTGACCGAGCCGAAAAAGGCGTTGGAAGCCGCCGGTGCCGAAGTCACGATCGTCTCGCCCGCGCAAGGTAAATTGCAGGGTTTCAGCGATCAGAAGATGGAGAAGACCGACACATTCACGGTCGATGGCCCGTTGCCGCAAACCCGGCCTGAATCCTTCGATGCATTGATGCTGCCCGGCGGCGTGCAAAATCCGGACAAGCTTCGCCTGATCCCGGAGGCGGTGGCTTTCGTGCGTCATTTCGTCCAGGCGGAAAAGCCGATCGCCGCGATCTGCCATGGACCTTGGACCCTCATCAACGCCGGTGGCGTGCGCGGCCGCAGAATGACCTCTTGGCCTTCGCTGGAGGTCGATCTGAGCAATGCAGGGGCAGAATGGAGCGATGCGCCGGTGATTGTCGACCGCGGCCTCGTGACTTCACGCAAGCCTGCCGATCTGCCGCAGTTCTGCGCCAAGATGATCGAGGAATTCGGCGGGAGCGGCGGCAAGCGACACGCGGCGGCGTAA
- a CDS encoding DUF3253 domain-containing protein, with protein MATSPKLADFILDLCAKAAASEMIDPEDVAKAFAKVSTNPNVVTWEGYLLAVKDNAVKLAKEGKIRVYRKGVAVDPETLKGVYRMGPVSAE; from the coding sequence ATGGCTACGTCCCCGAAACTGGCGGATTTCATTCTTGACCTTTGCGCCAAAGCCGCGGCGTCGGAGATGATCGATCCCGAAGACGTCGCCAAGGCTTTTGCCAAAGTCTCCACCAACCCGAACGTGGTGACGTGGGAAGGCTATTTGCTCGCCGTCAAGGACAATGCGGTGAAGCTTGCGAAAGAAGGCAAGATCCGTGTCTACCGCAAAGGCGTCGCGGTCGATCCCGAGACATTGAAGGGCGTCTATCGGATGGGTCCAGTGTCGGCCGAGTGA
- a CDS encoding YbjN domain-containing protein, whose protein sequence is MSISQIEFAQSENPVDLVESLAMHRQWSFDREEEDEISIAVTGSWCDYNIAFTWLPELEALHVACAFDLKVPLARRNESLVLISMINEQLWIGHFDIWPQEGVIMFRHSLLLAGGATVNVMQCESVLTNAVLACERYYQAFQFVIWAGKTGREALDIAMIETKGEA, encoded by the coding sequence ATGTCGATTTCGCAAATCGAGTTCGCGCAGAGTGAAAATCCCGTAGATCTGGTCGAGAGCCTTGCCATGCATAGGCAATGGTCCTTCGATCGGGAGGAAGAGGATGAAATATCCATCGCGGTGACGGGAAGCTGGTGCGATTACAACATTGCCTTCACCTGGCTGCCGGAACTCGAAGCTTTGCATGTCGCCTGCGCCTTCGATCTCAAAGTGCCACTGGCGCGGCGCAACGAATCCTTGGTGCTGATATCCATGATCAACGAGCAGCTCTGGATCGGCCATTTCGACATTTGGCCGCAAGAGGGCGTCATCATGTTCCGCCATTCGCTACTGCTTGCCGGCGGCGCTACGGTGAATGTGATGCAATGCGAATCGGTCTTGACCAATGCGGTTCTCGCTTGCGAACGCTATTATCAAGCCTTTCAATTCGTGATCTGGGCCGGCAAGACCGGTCGCGAGGCACTCGACATCGCCATGATCGAAACCAAAGGTGAAGCTTGA
- the proC gene encoding pyrroline-5-carboxylate reductase, producing MTPSGAASFPASLVLVGAGKMGGALLQGWLDLGLAAAQIRVVEPAPAATIRALCTARGVRLDLDLGSSGTPPEVLILAVKPQMLEAAAPQLVDLANEATLVISILAGKTMQNVLDRLPHARAIVRAMPNLPAAIGRGMTGAVANGAVTSAQRQSADALLSAAGAVEWLEDEALIDALTGVSGSGPAYVFYLAECLAEAGEAAGLPRATAERLARATVEGAGALLAQMPDQSPAALRESVTSPGGTTAAALAILMGAEGMKPIIEKAVLAAKKRAGELSG from the coding sequence ATGACTCCATCCGGCGCAGCGTCATTTCCCGCTTCGCTGGTTCTCGTCGGCGCCGGCAAGATGGGCGGCGCTTTGTTGCAGGGCTGGCTCGATCTCGGCTTGGCAGCGGCGCAAATTCGTGTCGTCGAGCCGGCGCCGGCGGCGACGATCCGCGCCTTATGTACCGCGCGGGGTGTCCGCCTCGATCTCGACCTCGGTTCCTCGGGAACGCCGCCGGAGGTCCTCATTCTCGCGGTCAAGCCGCAGATGCTGGAGGCGGCGGCGCCGCAGCTCGTGGATCTTGCCAACGAGGCCACGCTGGTGATTTCCATTCTCGCCGGTAAGACGATGCAGAACGTTCTCGATCGGCTGCCGCATGCCCGCGCTATCGTCCGCGCTATGCCGAATCTGCCGGCCGCCATCGGACGCGGCATGACCGGAGCTGTTGCCAATGGCGCCGTGACGTCGGCGCAGCGGCAGAGCGCCGATGCGCTGCTTTCCGCGGCTGGCGCCGTCGAATGGCTCGAGGATGAAGCGCTGATCGATGCCTTGACCGGGGTGTCGGGCTCCGGGCCGGCCTATGTTTTCTATCTTGCCGAATGTCTGGCCGAGGCCGGCGAGGCCGCCGGCTTGCCGCGGGCGACGGCGGAACGGCTGGCACGGGCGACAGTCGAAGGGGCCGGCGCGCTGCTGGCGCAGATGCCGGATCAGTCGCCCGCGGCGTTGCGCGAAAGTGTCACCTCGCCGGGCGGTACCACAGCGGCGGCCCTTGCTATCCTGATGGGCGCCGAAGGCATGAAGCCGATCATCGAAAAGGCTGTCTTGGCGGCCAAGAAGCGGGCCGGCGAGCTTTCCGGATGA
- a CDS encoding TetR/AcrR family transcriptional regulator: MTQDINGSGDALAATEKAASAANPKEAIIAALLELAGERNWEDISITDVATRANVSLGTFRELFPSKGAVLSAFVRKIDTAVLDGISGELADEAPKERLFDVLMRRFDVLAPYRLGLEGIFEWSARDPMAAAAINRLMLNSMRFMLEAAGIDSEGPVGALKLQGLVIAWRRVMQTWFSDDDPGLAATMAALDRELTRGGKLVARAEDLSRLTSPLVSIARALFERRRARGSARDRWEDEKEEHRPL, encoded by the coding sequence ATGACCCAAGATATCAATGGCTCCGGCGACGCTTTGGCGGCGACGGAAAAGGCTGCATCTGCGGCGAATCCGAAAGAGGCCATTATCGCGGCTTTGCTCGAACTCGCGGGCGAGCGTAATTGGGAAGATATTTCGATCACCGATGTCGCGACGCGGGCGAATGTGTCGCTTGGAACTTTCCGCGAGTTGTTCCCGTCGAAAGGTGCGGTCCTCTCGGCTTTCGTGCGCAAAATCGATACAGCAGTTCTCGACGGCATAAGCGGCGAACTCGCCGATGAGGCGCCGAAGGAAAGGCTCTTCGATGTCTTGATGCGCCGCTTCGATGTTCTTGCGCCTTACCGGCTCGGCCTCGAAGGCATTTTCGAATGGTCGGCACGCGATCCCATGGCGGCTGCCGCGATCAATCGGCTAATGCTCAATTCGATGCGCTTCATGCTCGAAGCAGCGGGCATCGATTCGGAGGGGCCCGTCGGAGCCTTGAAATTGCAAGGCCTTGTCATAGCCTGGCGGCGGGTGATGCAGACCTGGTTTTCCGATGACGATCCAGGACTGGCCGCGACCATGGCTGCGCTCGATCGGGAATTGACCCGTGGCGGCAAACTCGTCGCGCGGGCGGAGGATTTGAGCCGCCTGACCTCGCCATTGGTGTCGATCGCTCGCGCTTTGTTCGAACGCCGGCGCGCGCGCGGCTCGGCCAGGGATCGTTGGGAAGACGAAAAGGAAGAGCATCGGCCGCTGTGA
- a CDS encoding branched-chain amino acid aminotransferase, with product MPVVPFDQREGFIWMNGKLVDWQDAKLHVLSHGLHYASCVFEGERAYGGQIFKSTEHSERFRRSASLLDFEIPFSVAELDAAKQIVVDKNNLPDCYVRPVAWRGSEMMAVAAQNSTINVAIAVWPWPSMFDVNEKMKGIRVDIADYRRPDPLTAPSDAKAAGLYMICTISKHRAERRGYADAMMLDWQGRVAECTGANIFFIANGVLHTPIADCFLDGITRRTVIDLARRRGVEVVERRIMPEELAGFQECFICGTGAEVTPVSEIGPYKFTPGALSRSFVEDYSAEVKPRQKAA from the coding sequence ATGCCTGTTGTGCCATTTGACCAGCGCGAAGGCTTCATCTGGATGAACGGCAAGCTTGTCGACTGGCAGGACGCAAAGCTCCATGTCCTGTCGCACGGGCTGCATTATGCCTCCTGCGTCTTCGAAGGCGAACGCGCCTATGGCGGTCAGATTTTCAAATCGACCGAACATTCGGAGCGGTTCAGACGCTCGGCCAGTCTCCTCGATTTCGAAATTCCGTTTTCGGTTGCCGAACTCGATGCCGCCAAACAGATCGTCGTCGACAAGAACAATCTTCCCGATTGCTACGTCCGCCCCGTCGCTTGGCGTGGCAGCGAAATGATGGCTGTCGCGGCGCAGAATTCGACCATCAATGTCGCTATCGCCGTGTGGCCTTGGCCGAGCATGTTCGACGTCAATGAAAAGATGAAGGGCATCCGCGTCGATATTGCCGACTATCGCCGGCCCGATCCGCTGACGGCGCCGAGCGACGCCAAAGCCGCGGGCCTTTATATGATCTGCACGATCTCGAAGCATCGCGCGGAGCGGCGTGGCTACGCCGATGCGATGATGCTCGATTGGCAGGGCCGAGTCGCCGAGTGCACCGGCGCCAATATTTTCTTTATCGCCAACGGCGTTCTTCACACGCCGATCGCGGATTGTTTTCTCGACGGGATCACCCGGCGAACCGTGATTGATCTCGCACGCCGGCGCGGCGTCGAAGTTGTCGAGCGCCGCATCATGCCGGAAGAACTCGCGGGCTTTCAGGAATGTTTCATCTGCGGCACCGGCGCGGAAGTCACACCCGTCTCCGAAATCGGGCCGTATAAGTTCACCCCTGGAGCTTTGTCGCGCAGTTTCGTCGAAGATTACTCGGCAGAAGTGAAGCCGCGGCAGAAGGCGGCATAG
- a CDS encoding MarR family winged helix-turn-helix transcriptional regulator, whose translation MESELRLKGADRSGPTNGVAVADGASAELEAEPLFDLIELLFFAYRDFVGDADRLLETFNFGRAHHRVLHFVTRRPGLTIAELLDILKITKQSLNRVLKELLDKGYVEARAGMTDRRQRQLYPTEAGTKLALDIARLQSQRFRRVFSASRENARADAIAFLLAMIDPAEQDKAAALVASGARFPAPTTNQTLGTSLDEVS comes from the coding sequence ATGGAATCCGAGCTGCGACTCAAAGGCGCTGATCGGTCAGGCCCTACGAACGGCGTGGCTGTGGCCGATGGCGCGTCGGCGGAGCTGGAAGCGGAGCCGCTGTTCGATCTCATCGAACTTTTATTTTTCGCCTATCGCGATTTTGTCGGCGATGCCGACCGGCTTCTCGAAACTTTCAATTTTGGCCGCGCCCATCATCGGGTTCTGCATTTTGTGACGCGCCGGCCCGGCCTCACCATTGCCGAATTGCTCGACATATTGAAGATCACAAAGCAAAGCCTCAATCGTGTGCTTAAAGAGCTACTCGACAAGGGCTATGTCGAGGCTCGCGCCGGTATGACCGATCGCCGCCAGCGTCAACTCTATCCGACCGAGGCGGGCACCAAGTTGGCGCTCGATATTGCCCGGCTGCAATCGCAGCGATTCCGTCGGGTGTTTTCGGCCTCGCGCGAAAATGCGCGGGCGGATGCCATTGCTTTTCTCTTGGCGATGATCGATCCGGCGGAACAAGACAAGGCGGCGGCGCTTGTGGCATCCGGGGCCCGGTTTCCGGCTCCGACTACAAATCAAACATTGGGCACGTCTTTGGATGAAGTGTCGTGA